In Odocoileus virginianus isolate 20LAN1187 ecotype Illinois chromosome 23, Ovbor_1.2, whole genome shotgun sequence, one DNA window encodes the following:
- the APOLD1 gene encoding apolipoprotein L domain-containing protein 1, translating into MDMERPAARELQGADALRRFQGLLLDRRGRLHGQLLRLREVARRLERLRRRSLAANVAGSSLSAAGAVAAIVGLSLSPVTLGVSLLASAVGLGVATAGGAVTITSDLALIFCNSRELRRVQEIAAICQDQMREMLSCLDFFRRGQGGGDRQLLQCGRNASIALYNSVYFIVFFGSRGFLVPRRAEGATRVSQAVLKAKIQKLAESLESCTRALDELSEQLEFRVQLYTKSSRGHDLKISADRPRGQFF; encoded by the exons ATG GACATGGAGAGGCCGGCGGCCCGGGAGCTGCAGGGCGCGGATGCTCTGCGACGCTTCCAGGGGCTGCTGCTGGACCGCCGAGGACGGCTGCACGGCCAGCTACTGCGTCTGCGCGAGGTGGCACGGCGCCTAGAGCGCCTACGTCGGCGCTCCCTGGCGGCCAACGTGGCCGGCAGCTCGCTGAGCGCGGCGGGCGCTGTGGCCGCCATCGTGGGACTCTCGCTCAGCCCCGTCACCCTGGGGGTCTCGCTGCTGGCGTCGGCCGTGGGGCTTGGGGTGGCCACCGCCGGCGGGGCCGTCACCATCACGTCCGACCTCGCCCTGATCTTCTGCAACTCCCGGGAGCTGCGGCGCGTGCAGGAGATCGCGGCCATCTGCCAGGACCAGATGCGCGAGATGCTGAGCTGCCTCGACTTCTTCCGCCGCGGGCAGGGCGGCGGAGACCGCCAGCTGCTGCAGTGCGGGAGGAACGCGTCCATCGCGCTCTACAACTCGGTATACTTCATCGTCTTCTTTGGTTCCCGCGGCTTCCTCGTGCCCAGGCGGGCCGAGGGGGCCACCAGGGTTAGCCAGGCCGTGCTAAAGGCCAAGATTCAGAAACTGGCCGAGAGCCTGGAGTCCTGCACTCGGGCGCTGGACGAGCTCAGCGAGCAGCTGGAGTTCAGAGTCCAGCTCTACACGAAGAGCAGCCGCGGCCACGACCTCAAGATCTCGGCTGACCGGCCCAGGGGGCAGTTTTTCTGA